A genome region from Manihot esculenta cultivar AM560-2 chromosome 5, M.esculenta_v8, whole genome shotgun sequence includes the following:
- the LOC110614577 gene encoding enoyl-CoA hydratase 2, peroxisomal, whose translation MAEPSQFDPHRVLAHRFPESIYVYTERDAAVYALGVGACGRDAIDAEELKFVYHEKRQQSIQVLPTFAALFSLGLMKNGINLPGLQYDPRLLLHGQQYIELYKPFPSSASIHNKVSLAGLHDKGKAAIVEIETKSYERESGELLCMNRSTAYLRGAGGFSNSTHPYSYTNYPKDQVAAIKIPKSPPFAVYEDFIQPSQALLYRLSGDFNPLHSDPMFAKVAGFPRPILHGLCTLGFAVRAIIKRICRGDASLVKNISGRFLLHAYPGETLITEMWLTVTGLRVIYQAKVKERKRAVLSGFVDLRRLTSAL comes from the exons ATGGCGGAGCCTTCACAGTTCGATCCTCATCGCGTTCTTGCTCATAGATTCCCTGAG TCAATCTACGTTTATACCGAAAG AGATGCAGCGGTTTATGCTTTGGGCGTTGGAGCATGTGGCCGCGATGCCATTGATGCTGAGGAGCTTAAATTTGTCTATCATGAAAAAAGACAGCAATCTATCCAG GTCTTGCCAACATTTGCTGCTCTATTTTCACTTGGATTGATGAAAAATGGGATCAATTTGCCTGGCTTGCA ATATGATCCGCGGCTTCTGCTGCATGGACAGCAATATATAGAACTGTACAAGCCATTTCCATCAAGTGCATCT ATACATAATAAAGTTAGTCTCGCTGGATTGCATGACAAAG GGAAGGCAGCCATTGTTGAGATTGAAACAAAAAGTTACGAGAGAGAGTCTGGCGAATTATTATGCATGAACAG ATCAACTGCTTATCTTCGAGGTGCTGGTGGCTTCTCAAACTCAACTCATCCATATTCTTACACCAATTATCCAAAAGACCAGGTTGCAGCTATAAAAATTCCAAAAAGTCCACCTTTTGCAGTATATGAAGATTTCATTCAACCATCTCAG GCATTGTTATATAGGCTTTCTGGTGATTTTAATCCCTTGCATTCAGATCCTATGTTTGctaaagttgctgg ATTTCCCCGTCCAATATTGCATGGGCTATGTACACTTGGGTTTGCAGTTAGAGCCATCATCAAACGTATTTGCAGAGGAGATGCAAGTTTAGTTAAAAACATATCTGGTCGATTCCTTTTACATGCGTACCCTGGTGAAACCTTAATCACTGAGATGTGGCTGACAGTCACAGGCCTGAG GGTTATATATCAGGCAAAGGTAAAGGAAAGAAAACGAGCAGTCTTGTCAGGCTTTGTGGACCTCCGTCGTTTAACATCAGCATTGTGA